In Triticum aestivum cultivar Chinese Spring chromosome 5B, IWGSC CS RefSeq v2.1, whole genome shotgun sequence, the following proteins share a genomic window:
- the LOC123114001 gene encoding receptor-like cytoplasmic kinase 176: protein MGNCWGTRIKDGSTHPGASGMFSRGSGKDGSRLSACSSRASSASMPPSAKTECEILQSANVKVFSYNDLRLATRNFRPDSMLGEGGFGSVYKGWIDEHTLSACKPGTGIPVAVKRLNLEGLQGHREWLAEVNYLGQFCHTNLVKLIGYCLEDEHRLLVYECMPRGSLENHLFRRGSHFQPLSWNLRMKVALGAAKGLAYLHSAEAKVIYRDFKTSNILLDTDYTAKLSDFGLAKDGPVGEKSHVSTRVMGTYGYAAPEYLSTGHLTAKSDIYSFGVVLLEMLSGRRAIDKNRPQGEHNLVEWARPYLTHKRKIFRVLDTRLEGQYSLNGAQTIAALAVECLSFEAKMRPSMDAVVSILEGIQDSSDPTRRPADPTRRPAAERPQDPKSGSKTAPGASNSGKGRRKSSGDLLKEPGRDPKPSAYSS from the exons GAATGTTCTCAAGGGGTAGTGGTAAAGATGGGAGTAGGCTTAGTGCCTGCAGCAGTCGAGCTTCTTCAGCTTCCATGCCTCCAAGTGCAAAGACTGAATGTGAGATCTTGCAATCAGCCAATGTTAAGGTCTTCAGTTATAATGATCTCAGGTTAGCCACAAGGAACTTCCGTCCTGACAGTATGCTCGGCGAAGGAGGGTTTGGATCTGTCTACAAAGGATGGATTGATGAGCATACATTGTCAGCTTGCAAACCTGGTACTGGAATACCTGTTGCTGTGAAAAGACTCAACCTGGAGGGTTTGCAAGGGCACCGAGAGTGGTTG GCTGAAGTTAATTACCTAGGTCAGTTTTGCCATACCAACCTTGTGAAGCTAATTGGGTACTGCTTAGAGGATGAACACAGGCTCCTAGTGTACGAGTGCATGCCACGTGGGAGCTTGGAAAATCATCTTTTCAGGA GGGGCTCACACTTTCAACCTCTTTCATGGAACCTAAGAATGAAGGTTGCACTCGGAGCTGCTAAAGGACTAGCCTACCTTCACAGTGCAGAGGCTAAAGTTATTTATAGAGATTTTAAGACATCCAATATTCTCCTTGACACA GACTATACCGCAAAACTCTCTGATTTTGGATTGGCAAAGGATGGCCCTGTTGGTGAGAAGAGTCATGTGTCCACAAGGGTAATGGGAACATATGGTTATGCAGCTCCAGAATATCTCTCAACAG GCCATCTCACTGCCAAGAGCGACATCTATAGCTTCGGGGTAGTGCTTCTGGAGATGCTGTCAGGCCGTCGCGCCATTGACAAGAACCGTCCCCAGGGCGAGCACAACCTTGTCGAATGGGCCCGGCCATATCTCACACACAAGCGCAAGATTTTCCGTGTCCTTGATACCAGGCTAGAAGGCCAGTACTCCCTGAACGGAGCCCAGACAATCGCTGCACTGGCTGTCGAGTGCCTGTCCTTCGAAGCTAAGATGAGGCCGTCCATGGACGCCGTGGTCTCTATTCTGGAAGGGATACAAGACTCCAGCGACCCAACCAGAAGACCGGCAGATCCAACCAGAAGACCGGCTGCAGAGAGGCCTCAAGACCCCAAGAGTGGAAGCAAAACGGCGCCCGGCGCAAGCAACAGCGGCAAAGGTCGCCGCAAAAGCTCGGGAGACCTTCTGAAGGAGCCTGGCCGAGACCCAAAGCCGTCGGCCTACTCGTCGTAG
- the LOC123114002 gene encoding probable F-box protein At2g36090 yields MPTTTVEDLPADVLACALRRLDGPSLAAASCATAGLRALAADPETWRALCLARWPSLGLETSLERNVLGSPAVSPQRLFADAFPFPSTSTSTDAAAADQCLPGELVSAVDVYQNGAPRPLFSRVVETSTSSSWFLASPFRVDAVECKDPARMASASFSPSELELSWIVVDPRSGRAVNVSSRRAVAVDRHWYTGETLVRYAVVLGGSKFEATVTCSEEAGCLSLREVSLSVEDADGAAVSGEGSLRLLEAAMEGPRSKGGDKEREEAKRRYEEFVRSKRGRKESKARREVLVDLCCSVVSAVAVLSFLASVVLR; encoded by the coding sequence ATGCCGACGACCACGGTGGAGGACTTGCCCGCCGACGTGCTGGCCTGCGCGCTGCGCCGCCTCGACGGCCCGTCGCTGGCCGCCGCCAGCTGCGCCACGGCAGGCCTCCGCGCCCTCGCCGCGGACCCGGAGACGTGGCGCGCGCTCTGCCTCGCGCGGTGGCCGTCGCTGGGCCTGGAGACCTCGCTGGAACGCAACGTCCTTGGCTCTCCGGCCGTCTCTCCGCAGCGCCTCTTCGCCGACGCCTTCCCCTTCCCGTCCACCTCCACTTCCACGGATGCCGCCGCAGCCGATCAGTGCCTCCCCGGCGAGCTGGTCTCCGCCGTGGACGTCTACCAGAATGGCGCGCCCCGGCCCCTCTTCTCCCGGGTCGTGGAGACCTCCACGTCGTCCTCGTGGTTCCTGGCCTCGCCCTTCCGCGTGGACGCCGTCGAGTGCAAGGACCCGGCACGGATGGCCTCGGCCTCGTTCTCGCCGTCGGAGCTGGAGCTGAGCTGGATCGTGGTCGACCCCCGGAGCGGGCGGGCGGTGAACGTGTCGAGCCGGCGGGCGGTGGCCGTGGACAGGCACTGGTACACGGGCGAGACGCTGGTGCGGTACGCGGTGGTGCTCGGCGGGAGCAAGTTCGAGGCCACGGTCACCTGCTCAGAGGAGGCCGGGTGCCTTAGCCTCAGGGAGGTCAGCCTGAGCGTCGAGGACGCCGACGGCGCGGCGGTGAGCGGCGAAGGCAGCCTGCGGCTTTTGGAGGCCGCGATGGAGGGGCCGAGGAGCAAAGGAGGGGACAAAGAAAGAGAGGAGGCCAAGAGGAGGTACGAGGAGTTCGTGAGGAGCAAGAGGGGGAGGAAGGAGTCCAAGGCGAGGCGAGAGGTGCTCGTCGACCTGTGCTGCTCCGTCGTCAGCGCCGTCGCCGTGCTCAGCTTCCTCGCCTCCGTCGTGCTCCGGTAG